The following proteins are co-located in the Silene latifolia isolate original U9 population chromosome 1, ASM4854445v1, whole genome shotgun sequence genome:
- the LOC141613499 gene encoding protein FLUORESCENT IN BLUE LIGHT, chloroplastic-like isoform X2, whose amino-acid sequence MPIRQSGMLEAHFTRLIAIVLLSTNATLMSLAMPLEALAETCETDNSIFNMPLLLLVALVGATVGGLLARQRRGELQKLNEQLRQINAALRRQAVKESYAPALSYAPVGGRVAETEVIVDPKKEELISRLKNGKKYLRNLDPDKALTEFKIALELAQELKDPIEEKKAARGLGASLQRQGKYREAINYHKMVLGISKRVKETSGNTEAYGAIADCYTELGDLENAAKFYDKYIARLETD is encoded by the exons ATGCCCATACGTCAATCAGGTATGCTG GAGGCACATTTCACCAGATTAATAGCCATAGTCCTTTTGTCAACAAATGCGACGTTGATGAGCCTGGCTATGCCTTTGGAAGCTCTAGCAGAAACATGTGAGACTGATAATTCCATCTTCAACATGCCCCTGCTACTACTTGTAGCTCTTGTAGGAGCTACTGTCGGGG GATTGTTGGCGCGACAAAGAAGGGGAGAACTTCAAAAGCTCAATGAACAACTACGGCAGATTAATGCAGCTCTAAGAAGGCAAGCTGTAAAAGAATCATATGCTCCTGCTTTGAGTTACGCTCCTGTGGGTGGAAGAGTTGCGGAGACTGAAGTTATAGTTGATCCTAAAAAAGAGGAGTTAATTTCTCGGCTGAAGAATGGCAAGAAATATCTAAGAAATCTAGACCCAGACAAGGCACTTACGGAGTTTAAAATTGCTCTAGAGCTTGCTCAAGAGTTAAAGGACCCCATTGAGGAGAAGAAAGCTgctagaggcttag GAGCGTCCCTGCAAAGACAGGGAAAGTACCGTGAAGCAATCAACTACCACAAAATGGTTCTAGGTATATCTAAGCGCGTTAAAGAAACATCAGGAAATACCGAAGCCTATGGTGCAATCGCAGACTGCTACACAGAACTTGGAGATCTCGAGAACGCTGCAAAGTTTTATGACAAATATATTGCTAGGCTTGAAACAGACTGA
- the LOC141613529 gene encoding oligouridylate-binding protein 1B-like — MQNQRMKQQQQQQQQQQQQALMQQALLQQQSLYHPGLLAAPQIEPYPGGNLPPGFDPSTCRSVYVGNIHPQVTEPLLQEVFGSSGPVEGCKLIRKEKSSYGFVHYYDRRCASMAILTLNGRHLFGQPIKVNWAYTSGQREDTTNHFNVFVGDLSPEVTDAMLFACFSVYPSCSDARVMWDQKTGRSRGFGFVSFRNQQDAQSAINDLTGKWLGSRQIRCNWATKGATNGDDTQSTDAKSVVELTNGSSEDGKETTNSEAPENNPQYTTVYVGNLGPEVTQLDLHRHFHQLGAGAIEEVRVQRDKGFGFVRYSTHAEAALAIQFGNNPQNGLLGKQIKCSWGSKPTPAGTASNPLPPPAPAPLGLSAADLFTYERQLAMSKMGGMHALMHAQGPHPLNKANMGMAGAGASQAIYDGGFQNIAAAQQMMYYH, encoded by the exons ATGCAAAATCAAAGAAtgaagcagcagcagcagcagcagcagcagcaacaacaacaagctTTGATGCAACAAGCTCTTCTTCAACAACAATCTCTCTATCATCCTGGTCTTCTCGCTGCTCCTCAG ATTGAGCCATACCCCGGTGGAAACCTTCCTCCCGGCTTTGACCCCTCTACATGCCGCAGTGT GTATGTGGGTAATATCCATCCTCAAGTCACAGAACCATTGCTCCAAGAAGTTTTTGGGAGTTCTGGACCCGTTGAAGGTTGCAAGTTAATTAGAAAGGAAAAG TCATCCTATGGCTTTGTCCACTATTATGATCGTAGGTGCGCTAGCATGGCGATACTAACACTGAATGGGAGGCATTT GTTTGGACAGCCTATTAAGGTTAATTGGGCGTATACTAGTGGTCAGCGCGAGGATACTACAA ACCATTTTAATGTTTTTGTCGGAGATCTGAGTCCTGAAGTTACTGATGCTATGCTGTTTGCTTGTTTTTCTGTTTACCCTAGTTGTTC TGATGCAAGAGTTATGTGGGATCAGAAAACTGGACGTTCAAGGGGATTTGGGTTTGTGTCCTTCCGCAATCAGCAG GATGCCCAAAGTGCAATAAATGATCTTACTG GCAAGTGGCTTGGCAGTAGGCAAATACGGTGCAACTGGGCAACTAAAGGAGCCACTAACGGTGATGATACACAAAGTACTGATGCGAAAAGTGTAGTAGAATTGACAAATGGCTCATCAG AAGATGGGAAAGAGACTACAAACAGTGAGGCTCCTGAAAACAATCCTCAATACACAACAGTTTATGTTGGGAATCTTGGTCCTGAG GTAACCCAGCTTGATCTCCACCGCCACTTTCATCAGTTAGGCGCTGGGGCAATTGAAGAAGTAAGGGTGCAGCGCGACAAGGGGTTTGGTTTTGTCAGATACAGCACACATGCTGAGGCTGCCTTGGCCATTCAGTTTGGTAATAATCCCCAAAATGGGCTGTTGGGTAAACAAATTAAG TGCTCATGGGGAAGCAAGCCAACACCAGCAGGGACAGCTTCGAATCCACTCCCTCCTCCTGCTCCAGCACCACTAGGACTGTCAGCAGCCGATCTTTTCACGTACGAGAGGCAACTGGCAATGAGCAAGATGGGTGGCATGCATGCACTCATGCACGCACAAGGACCACACCCACTCAATAAAGCTAATATGGGAATGGCGGGCGCTGGAGCTAGCCAAGCCATTTACGATGGTGGGTTTCAGAATATTGCAGCCGCCCAACAAATGATGTACTACCATTAA
- the LOC141613499 gene encoding protein FLUORESCENT IN BLUE LIGHT, chloroplastic-like isoform X1: MLFHCSSVLGPPKLPAFSSWHHFFSTKFHFQGMVPSNPRNLILPGRYSTSRPPNTCSCFAGESSTSQLLNMFQMYNSGNISIHTSQQLSEITSLCPYVNQEAHFTRLIAIVLLSTNATLMSLAMPLEALAETCETDNSIFNMPLLLLVALVGATVGGLLARQRRGELQKLNEQLRQINAALRRQAVKESYAPALSYAPVGGRVAETEVIVDPKKEELISRLKNGKKYLRNLDPDKALTEFKIALELAQELKDPIEEKKAARGLGASLQRQGKYREAINYHKMVLGISKRVKETSGNTEAYGAIADCYTELGDLENAAKFYDKYIARLETD; encoded by the exons ATGCTTTTCCATTGTTCTTCTGTTCTTGGTCCTCCAAAGCTCCCTGCTTTTTCCTCATGGCATCACTTTTTCTCCACTAAATTCCATTTTCAGG GTATGGTGCCTTCCAATCCTAGGAACCTCATATTGCCAGGACGATATTCCACGTCCCGACCACCAAATACATGCTCATGTTTTGCAGGAGAATCATCTACGTCCCAACTTCTCAACATGTTTCAAATGTACAATTCTGGAAATATTAGCATTCATACTTCCCAACAACTTTCTGAAATTACTTCCCTATGCCCATACGTCAATCAG GAGGCACATTTCACCAGATTAATAGCCATAGTCCTTTTGTCAACAAATGCGACGTTGATGAGCCTGGCTATGCCTTTGGAAGCTCTAGCAGAAACATGTGAGACTGATAATTCCATCTTCAACATGCCCCTGCTACTACTTGTAGCTCTTGTAGGAGCTACTGTCGGGG GATTGTTGGCGCGACAAAGAAGGGGAGAACTTCAAAAGCTCAATGAACAACTACGGCAGATTAATGCAGCTCTAAGAAGGCAAGCTGTAAAAGAATCATATGCTCCTGCTTTGAGTTACGCTCCTGTGGGTGGAAGAGTTGCGGAGACTGAAGTTATAGTTGATCCTAAAAAAGAGGAGTTAATTTCTCGGCTGAAGAATGGCAAGAAATATCTAAGAAATCTAGACCCAGACAAGGCACTTACGGAGTTTAAAATTGCTCTAGAGCTTGCTCAAGAGTTAAAGGACCCCATTGAGGAGAAGAAAGCTgctagaggcttag GAGCGTCCCTGCAAAGACAGGGAAAGTACCGTGAAGCAATCAACTACCACAAAATGGTTCTAGGTATATCTAAGCGCGTTAAAGAAACATCAGGAAATACCGAAGCCTATGGTGCAATCGCAGACTGCTACACAGAACTTGGAGATCTCGAGAACGCTGCAAAGTTTTATGACAAATATATTGCTAGGCTTGAAACAGACTGA